The genomic window GTTGTATACGTGTTATGATGCCAACTCTGCAATCTGCTGATTTATGGCGGGAGTCCGGCAGATATGACGCTTATGGTAAGGAATTGCTACGGATGAAGGATCGTCATGACCGAGACCTTTTATATAGCCCTACCTGTGAGGAGATGATCGTTGATAATTTTAGGAGTCTGGTTCGCAGCTATAAATCACTACCGATGAATTTATATCAGATTAACTGGAAATTCCGTGATGAGTTACGTCCACGTTTTGGAGTAATGCGAGGTCGTGAGTTTTACATGAAAGATGGTTACTCGTTCCATATGGATATTGAGGACGCGAAACGAGAATATAACCTAATGTATGATACTTATCACCGTATTTTTAATCGTCTCGGTCTTACCGCGATAGCGGTTAACGCCGTTACTGGCCAGATTGGCGGTAATATGAGCCATGAATTTCAGGTTCTTGCTGAAACTGGCGAGAGTGACGTTTACTATGATTGTGTATTTGATGATATACGCAGTGGTAAAGTCCAGATGAGTGGTGAGGAGGCAAGAAAGTTATACGCTGCCGCAGACGAGCTGCATATTCCAGAAAAATGTCCGATAAGCTCTGATAAATTACGACAAGCAAAGGGTATAGAGGTTGGTCAAATATTTTTACTTGGCAGTAAATATACCGATGCTCTTGGTGTTGATATAGCTGGAGAGGATGGCAAGCCAGTGCGTGTTCAAATGGGAACTTATGGTATTGGGGTTTCCCGTTTGGTCGGAGCGATTATTGAGGCGAGCCATGACGATAACGGAATTATTTGGCCAAAATCAGTTTCACCTTTTGATGTTGGTCTGATTAATCTGAAGGTAGGTGACGAGCGTTGTGATGATTTTTGTGAATCACTATATTCAATTCTTACCTCACACGGTAAAGATGTGCTGTACTATGATACGGATGAGCGTGCTGGCGTTAAATTCGCTAGCTGTGATCTTATAGGGCTTACTTGGCAGATCGTAGTTGGACCAAAGGGAATAAAAGAAGAAATGGTTGAGCTTAAAAATCGCTCTACCGGTGAGAAGTACGAGTTATCAACTCATCAGGCTATAGAAAGGTTACTCGCTGTATGATAGATGATAATAGTTTTATAAATAATGTGCTAGACCAGTTGGCGGATGTTGATGGTATCACCACTCGGCGGATGTTTGGCGGTGTTGGAATTTTCCGCTTAGGGTATATGTTCGCTATAGTAGCGGATGACCGTTTATATTTTAAGGTTGATGAGGAAAATAAACCAGATTATCAGGCGGCTGGTAGCGCGCCCTTTATATATGATCGTCAC from Rickettsiales bacterium includes these protein-coding regions:
- a CDS encoding proline--tRNA ligase, producing the protein MRLSRYFLPLLKETPADAQIASHRLMLRSGMIRQQASGLYTWLPLGQKVLAKIESIVAEELNRAGCIRVMMPTLQSADLWRESGRYDAYGKELLRMKDRHDRDLLYSPTCEEMIVDNFRSLVRSYKSLPMNLYQINWKFRDELRPRFGVMRGREFYMKDGYSFHMDIEDAKREYNLMYDTYHRIFNRLGLTAIAVNAVTGQIGGNMSHEFQVLAETGESDVYYDCVFDDIRSGKVQMSGEEARKLYAAADELHIPEKCPISSDKLRQAKGIEVGQIFLLGSKYTDALGVDIAGEDGKPVRVQMGTYGIGVSRLVGAIIEASHDDNGIIWPKSVSPFDVGLINLKVGDERCDDFCESLYSILTSHGKDVLYYDTDERAGVKFASCDLIGLTWQIVVGPKGIKEEMVELKNRSTGEKYELSTHQAIERLLAV
- a CDS encoding TfoX/Sxy family protein, coding for MIDDNSFINNVLDQLADVDGITTRRMFGGVGIFRLGYMFAIVADDRLYFKVDEENKPDYQAAGSAPFIYDRHDVKGEKKLVAMSYWEVPPDIFEDRDALFRWMVKAHEAAIKSKHKEIG